Below is a window of Camelina sativa cultivar DH55 chromosome 11, Cs, whole genome shotgun sequence DNA.
atttaaaaaccaaaaaaccctTTTTTATGTTGAtaatgttttatgattttaatttattcactttttagtttatttttatattaaatttaaataaacatttaaaagtgagattttacgtttttggtagaaaaacgagattttgagtttttggtgggaaaacgTGATTTTGTAGTGTTGGCGAGAAAaagtaatttttgttgttgtgttttttggcgggaaaacgtaattttgcaaGTTTGGCGGCTaaacaagattttgcggtttGGGCACGAAAACCGTGATTTTGTGAATTTAGCGGAAAAACGTCattttgcggttttggtgggaaaataatattttgtatcttttgcgggaaaacgtaattttgtgattttagcGGGAAAACATGATTTTGCgattttggcaggaaaacgtaatattgttttttgacgggaaaatgtaattttgcggttttagcGAGAAAACGAGTTTTCGTGTTTTtggcagaaaaataaaattttgtggttttggcagaaaaacaaaattttgtggttttggcgggaaaacgtaattttatattttatgtttttggcaggaaaacgtaattttgtgattttagcgggaaaacatgattttgcggttttggcgaaaaaacaagattttgcgatTTTGGGTGAAGGATTTTAGGGTTGTGTGTATATtagaattgtaaaaaaaatattttgtaattatttaactaaaatagaGGTATTTTCAACTTTGACCAATTATGAATGAGTTTACCTCGTCCAAATTCccttaaaaaacttattcagaaattcagttttttttatgaCTTTTCAAAACTCATCCAGATACCTAATCCAGTTCATGTTTTTTAGTTGTCACTAAACGAACAACAACATGCATCTGCGTCCAGATACTGCGTCTGGTTCACCAAACGAACAACACCTTagttgttttgaatttttgttatcTACTATTATTTGGTTTGACATATTGCATGCGGTAAATATAGTTATCAAAAAGTTACAGTCAATGAGTCAAAGGATATGCAAATTGATGTTGCAATTACTGAGGTAACtgcattaatttcttattttaagaAATACTATAGAGAAATTggatttgttgaaaaaataaccaaataaaattttatttatgatataaaCATCTCTTAAATTTATCTTACTATTCATACAATTTTCATATAGAGTCTTAAGATTAGTTGAAcatgaaattcatatcaaacattttttttgtcaatacattgtgaaaatatgaaatttattatattacaaaattgaaatattattaataaacataattttttatttttaaaatatataaaaaatgaatgctaatatgtgtttctttttttgttctatttgttcctcatcaattaTGGCGGGggatgtattcaacttgacattttaagtgatttgtataatatttataaattctatgttattcaattatggattataaaaaatctattcaaatccactgttattgaactgatgatttaaaaatctactttaaaatccactgttattcaaaacagtttgtggatttggattttaataaattttagggATTCTGTAGGATTTGGGAGGATTTGGAAAGATTTGTTtcgttaaaaatacagaaatccaaatctcatgttTTATgtaggatttgaaagaattttaacataaatcatatcaacttccctaaaatctatcaaaattccaaatttcctaaatactccaaaatcatattttgaatACATCCCTGGAGAGAAACATACTTATTCTATTGTTCCTCGtatttttaggaatatataatGGAAcaaatattacttttaaatggtaaaaaatttaagaaaagaaaaggaatatcACATTTTCTCGTTCTTTTCCTAAATTGTGGTTAATAATTGCAGCTTAAATGGACTGGCTTTAATGGCTATTGAGAAAGAATTTTTGAAGAATTAGATGTTGAAACTTTGATCGAGGATTTTGCTTCAAAACATGGTCTTAGAAATGCTATTATTCACTTGAACAATGTCTaactttttcctattttttctaTGAAAACAGTTACATCAGAATCGATGAGTTAGATGGAAGGATTAGCTAAAAAAAATGGTGACAATGATGAAAAAGACTCTCGCACCGGGTGTAGGCTGGTAGCCGATGTCCAAATGGGCCTTTTTTGGCGATTACTACTCATAAGCGAGCCCATAatgttaaaaggaaaaggaatatTGATCCGATCCATCTATGACCTGCGCTCCGatcgatctagggttttctgtAATTTTTCGTTGTTGTTATCTTTCATCGATCTCTCACATTCTGGTCGAAATGGAATCCGATCGCGAAGTGTCGATGGCGTCTAAGGCGGGGGACTGGTTGGAGAAGTACACACAGGAGGAGATTGATCAGATGCGCGAGGAGTGTATACGCTTAATTGAGGAAATGGATCGGGAGAAGATGGCGAGAGACGAGGTAATCAACAGTAAGGATAGAGAGGCGATGATAGAGGATTACAATGCGGAGGAGATGAATATCATTGCCAACGAAAAAATGCTTAGAAGACGCAGAGAGAGGTTCGTGAGGCATTTCAGGAGGCGGAGTCAGACACCTAAGAAGAATTCCAAATCATCACCCGCGGAAGAATCTTTCACCAGTGAATCTGACGACGACGAGATGAAGATCTCTGTGGAGGAAATGAAACGCCTCATGGAAAAAGCTATCCAGGAGAATATGACTTGGACTTTGACGGCAAAAGATGAGGTCATCAACATCAACGATGGAGAGGCTTCCAAGGCGGAGGAGATCAATATGGCCGACGAGAAAATGTTCCCAAGGCGTAGAGGGAGACTAATCAGGTATTTAAGGCGGCAGAGCTCCAAATCACCCTTCCAAATCGGAGACCATCATCTCCAGCTGCCGATGGCGGAAGAATCGTTCATGAGTTTTTCAGACGAGTCTGATCATATTGACAAAGCCCCCAAATAGCAATTGCTTCTCTTCCTCACCATCTCTGTATTCCACCACCAAAGTGTACTTTAGTCATTGTCCTGCATCACACAGCCTTTGTTCATCTTAAGACCAACCTTCCTCATATTGCTATGCAGAAAAGTCAACAAAAAACGTTAAATTGTATCCATTCTCTctagatataatataattgaatgTAAAAgttattcaaaaagaaaaaaaaaaaaaaagtttttacaatTACTGCTTCATCTATTTGCAAACAATTAAACATTGTGAAACTGCCTATGTACTCCTATGGAGGAGGATATGCGGTTTCTTACTTGTTTGTCTTTGAGTATTCTTTTGGTGGTGGTTTTGTCTTAGGGCCTAGCCAATCTTATCTATGTATTGAACCTTAAGCCTTAACTTTGATGTGTTTAGTTTTAGTCGACAACACATCTCTTCCTGTTAGTATTGTCTCAATGTATCATTTTGTATccgattttgatgaaaattgagtttttttttttttttttaattgtttcaatgtatatttttgtaccagattttgatgaaaagatagtttttttttttttctgttttccctATTAATGAAGTCTCTTTGAGagctaaaatttttataattatctcaaGACATATTTTGTAAGAATTAAGATGGTAGTGAAGCATAAAACAAGACAAGAAGTTTCTCTGCAACCGGATCACTCACTCAGGGTATTGATTAGATGTGCTTACTCCACCCCTTAAATTAAGTATTAGCTGCCATACTTAGATCACCATCCACGTCATCACATCCTTTACTTTGTCTTATCACCTGAAACCGGATTAGATCGTTGTAAAGgcaaaaaaacaagacaagaagTTTCTCTGCAACCGGATGACCTAGAGTGAGTCTAGAACGGACACAAAAGAATACTCTTATGGTATGGTTTGAAGCCATCGATTAGGAGGATTACAGCCATCATTTAAATTTCAAGGGAGGCAAGGAAACAAACGCCTGTGCGGATTTGATTGACAAGAAGGCAGTTCTTTGTTCTATTTACTTTGCTTATCTTCATAGTAGTATCCCCCAATGGCTATATGCATTAGTGGAAAGGCAGAACAATATGTATGGATCTTAGTATCTTTATGAATGAAATGTTTGAGTTAAAAAGAACAAGAAGGTAGTAAGTATTACACTATTTAATATGCCTGCCTGCTAAATGTATCTAAAACGTAAAAAAGAACAAGACACACCTacaaaagagagggagagagagacaagTCTCTTACTGATACAATTATTTGTATTTGATTACACACATACAAGTCCCTTAGTGATACAATTATTTGTATGTGATTACACACATAAAAGTCTCTTCCTGGTAGTATTCGGTCTTCCTTTAAGCTTTTTCCCTTCACGGCTTGTGTAACTTGAACCCAAACACTCTTGGAACATAGCTTTGCGATACCTTTTCTGGCCTCTTAAATTCGTAAGTCATCATAAACAGATGTGAAAATGTTGTCCCAAAGTAAGCTCCATCTATATCTGTTTTTCACATGtttaaagaagaacaaaaacaaaacaaaaaaccaaagatAGGAAAATATATCGAAtgccaaacaaacaacaaaaaaggatACTTGCTTGGTATTTTGATGGCGGGTAATACACATCTTCACATTTAGGACAATATATCTTGACGGTACTTTCTCCAGGGATATCGGATAGGCCAACAGGTAAACAAGGTTGGCCACGGCAGTAAAGTTTTGGGCATCTTCCAAAATCAtagttgttgtattttttaaacataGAATTGAGCCCGTTGCCTGTCAGTATGTAACGAGCATGAATCATTCCATACAACATCTCGGCTGCAGACTCGATCAACTCGTTCTGTTCTTCTGTAATGATCTCACCTGTTTCCGTGGTCAATGCCAAATTAAGCATCagtaaacaaaatgaaaaaaacaaaaagagatccCAAAGACAAACCAAACACAGCATATCACATACGAAAGACACTTAccacgagaagaagaagattcttctACATCGAGAATCAAATCGAGAGCATAGTCGTAGTAAGGAACTTGATGGCTGAGTCCACACAAGTTGTAGTCATCTAGGATGTAATCATCATCGACTTCACATAAGAATTTGTTCCCACGAAGGTTGCAGAACCAAGAAATCCATGAGCTGTCTTCTTTGTCAGAACCACTGACCTCTGATTCCTCTGATATATCTACAGGTAAGAAATGCcctcaaaaaactttttttttgtgttttgttttcaaaactAATAAGAAAGATTTGCTGCCTAGAATCATGAACAAAAGCTGCGTTTAAGGATCACGTTCCTAACATATACACGTTTGATTAGATGGAAAATGAATAATATAGTTGAATGAAACTATTGCCCGAGCACTTTGAATAACAACAGGTCAAATCAGGAACCAGAGCCAAGTCTAAGATCAAGTTTCTCTGATGAATGCCCACCCAGAAAACAGtttataataatcatttttttttctaattcgaTTTTTTGCAAAGAAGATTGATTTGCTAAATTATTATCAGTAAACCCTAAATACAGTCATTTCCCCAAAATCAGTAAACAGACTCGGAATcgaatcaacaaaaaaaatatatctgcTATTACAATAGCGATTAGAGGAGGGGAAAGTCGAGAATCTCACCGTCGGAAATGTTAGTCTtggagagaagaggagaaggagaatCATGCATCTGCTTCCCCATCAACACGGACCACCGCTTATTAGTATCGACCAGCTCGGCTTCCTCTACCAAAGCTTCCGAGTCTCGAATACAAAATCCGGTACCGTCATTGTTTATGATATGAGATGAGATGAATCTCTAGGGTTTTGAAACGTAATGGGTTTATACCCGTGTCTGTCTCTGCCACTCTGTCTGGTGGATTAATGGGTTATAAGTTTAAATGGGTCAACTTGATGGTGGGATTTTAGGATATACTACCTCctttcataatataatatgggatgtttagagaagtatttttgtttcataatatatgtttCCAACCTTTTATGCAATTTtcagattaaatttaaatttatattttatattatgcacacttgtttatgattggttaaaactttttaaaagtaactatttcttaatatgcgtgttttcactaaaacatcctatattttaaaacagagagagtatGTTTTATTGAGATACTCCACTAGTTTGGAGAGTTGgaagatttggtttttaatggTCATTTAACAAAATTCATAGGAAAAAGCAGGGCATGCGGTTTTAACCCGACCCGATTTTATGGGTTTTGGTTCAAACCAGTTTTGTATTCGGTTCAATTTGGAGATATTGAGATTTATGTTCAGTTATCCGATCCGACCCGAACTGATTAACCGATCGATTATCTGACATGTCTTGGTAAATCGAGCGTATCTTCCAAATGGTTGAACGCAATAACTTGATTCTATTTCGAGGATAAATATGACACTTTCAGCTTTCTATAAATACCAAGCTCGTCAAAAGCTCTTAATCTgttctaaaacctaaaaccttattgaaacctaaaataattGATAGTAGACATTTAAGTATTGAAATCATACTACACTCTTCTAAaagtataataaaattatagCTAAAATAGTCAAAATACAAACATGTCTAATCGTAAAAAACTACACACTACAAGAACGAAGACTCTCCTAGACATGATTCTCGAGGCAACATTTCCAACATCATGCAACTCCATACTTACCACCGCTATACCCACGAGGTTCAACTGTTGTCAATGCAAATCTCCTGAGTCCAACGATGGTAAgcatggagttttttttttttttgcaaaaatatgaatttttattaatgaaaatagTTTGTACTGAGTACAACATGGTTTGATACAAGTAAGATAGAGCttgccaaaaaaagaataaaaaacaaggCCTATCTTAAGATTGAGATGAGTCAGAGTTTATGCAAATTTCAGCCAGTCACgcaatagatttttaaaattcttcCTTTGACTCTTTGTCAGAATCGCATCCCTGATTTGTCTGTCCAGCGTCTTAAACAGTATATGCGGTGGAGTTGTGATATTGTTGTGGAGCCGATTGTGGGTAAGCATGGAGTTGCTGGTGTTGCCTTCGAGGGGAACAAAGGAGTGAGCTGACTGACGAGAATCTCAGAAGGTTTGTGGCTAAAATCAACAGATCTAGGGACATAAATTTGGTGGACAGGCCCATGTTTCCCCTCGGTTCCCCTTGAAGTCAACATATCCAACTCCAAGCCCATCTGGTTTAAGGCCCATGTTTAACTCCAAACCAGATCTTTGGAGATGTACACTACAAGTGCAGCGAGATCATAAGcagaaaatggagaaaacttACTTGAGTACCAAAGCGGAGCCCAACGGTTGAGTTTTCTTGAggtttatctttcttttatagCCCAAAATGGTAACGAGAAGGCGAAAAGttagggtttctttctttttgaaatcggtcgacgaaattaaaaaaagtcgCACTTTTTTCTCATGAGTCGAAACTgagagtttatttttatatgatgaGTGGTTGTGCTTACGCTACTTACTCCTTATACATAAGCaagtttaaattgttttttttttcctaaatggTTCTACAAGATacaaatatttatctatttctaaaacttttaaaaatgtattcattttcatttgatgtttctaattttacaaataattctttcatgtttttataaaaaaaaaattgtgattattttttcttcttttcattttcataaaaaaacacaagcaatGGAACTCATCAGTGAGCATGTGGTTTGGTGTGATTTCGCTCTTGAGGAGAACTGTATATCATTAATTCATTATATCTACAAATGCTAAGAATTTTGTACTAAAAGTCTTAAAACATTACTTTTGGggtttgttattaattatttcaCATTCAAGATGAGATCAGTGTTACGTAAAAACAATAATGCTTGAGAATGGTATGTCAACTTTGACTTACAAATCAAGATTATGGACACAACACAGCAACGTTCACTCACTTTGATCATCAACAAGCTGTGATCCATTTCAAGAAGAGAACAGTGAGCTAATGCTAAGATTCTTCAACAAACTATATAAGAAAGATAAGCCAAACAAAAGATGATCACCTTCCTCAGTACTCAAAAGGAGAAAGCATTAAACACAAGTCATTAAaggaagaacaaacaaacaagagaatccttataaaaaaacaagagaatcttTAATAGAGTTTACATATTCTTAAAGCCTAAGACATATATCAAGAAATAAGGTCTTATCAAGACGAGTACCTCCGTTTAGTACTCGACAAAGTAGAAGATAAGCTGAGGTTATCTGAGATAATTTGGACAGTGCACTGGGCTGATGCCACTGCCAGAAGCTGGTGAAGTTGCTTGAATAGTTCCATCACATCTTCATCATGAGGTGTATTGTAGTACAGTATCACTTGTTCAAGATCCGGAATTGTCTGTATGAATTGCCTGACCTGCTCTACCTACTCTTCTATGCCTTCATCAATTTCATCACAAGATTCaccatcttcatcctcatcctcatcaacatcatcatcatcatcatcctcctcatcctcatcctcatcatcaccatcatcatcaccatcatcatcctcatcatcaacatatatttcAGCAAACTTCATTATCTTTATAAACTTCACCGGGCTTGATGACAGGCAAGAACAAGTCTCCCACCCACTACGATATTTGCACAAGCACCCATCCTCATCGTCACATATATTTGAAACTTTGTGATGTAGACcctaaaacatatatataaaggaatcAGTTTCAAAGACTAATTAAGTGTGTGTTGAAAAACATGGCAGCTGTTGATATAAAGGGTTGTGTGTTAGTATATGGTACTTCGAAGACAAGGGTTTCTAGATGTAGAGAATTCTTGAGTAGGGCTGGCAATGATTCCCATCCTACATCTGGTGCGGTCTTAATAGTTAACCGAATCAGGTTGTTGAATACCGGTATTGTATCACGGCAGCCACCAAGTACctgaaaaaaacaacaaatatcaaatcaacTCAAGCCATAACAAGAGTAAGTTACGAACAAAAATATGGGACTGACCTCAAGAGTAAGCCATATCTTGACATTGCGTATTCCGGTGAGAAGATTTGTGACATTAATCTTGTCCTCGGTTTCCAGAAAAGAGTCTGTCATATACAATGGCTTATAGATCTGATCAGATGTCACTCGAAGTCCGAGACTAGCTTCAACAAGGTAACCAAAGCTCACTTGTTGATACTTGTCAGCAATAGTATCGGAATATTCTAGACAGACCAGATTTGGATTATCAAGTGACAGTGATACGTAATCATTATCTTCATCAAATCTTTTGGAACGACAAAACTTCATTCTCTTGAGGGTCGGGATAGACACGGTCATGGAGAAAGGTTCTACACTAACCCAAGGATCGTCCCACATCAAATTAACCAGCACCAGTTCTTCGAGAGCGTGACATCCAGAAAGAAGCTTGTTAAACATACGTGTATCGATACGAAAATAATCAAGATGTAGTGTCTTAAGATTCGGAAGAGAAACACCACGTTTCACCTTAATGCTGACACCATCCTCAAACTGTATCTTCAGCCTAACCAATGTCTTGCTCACGAAGATACCTGGTGGTAACGTATAAACAGAGTCATACCATCCCAAGACGACGGAACGTATAGATCGATATCTAGCACACCATGTTTCAACACTTTGGTTATCCAATCCAACACCTTATATTCATCGATGACATTTTTACACTTGAGGTGGAATCTTGTCAACGGAGCATTCGCTTGCAAAGCCAACACACTAtccacaaaatccataaaacTCTTACTTTCTGGAGGAGGATGGAGATAGATGGAGTCATCAAACTCAAGATTTGGTACAAAAGCAAGCAAAGGCTTCCATCTTTTGGCAAGAACACTAGTTGAGGCAGCTTCTTTAGTTGGAAGAAAGGTTAAGATGTGACAAATCATTGCATCTGGTAAACCGCTGACTATATCTCTACAACCaccaattttgttcttttcatttttcattttgtgaCAGAGACACTACTTACAACCTGAACAAAATACATGACACTCCGGTAAGAAATAGATTTCGAGTTTCAACCGAGAACAAAAGGAAGAAGGCTACGAAACAACAAGTACCCACAAAACTAAAATCGTTGAAGGTAAATCAGACATGAACAGTtaaatcataagaaaaaaatggagaaaacttaCTAGGGCTGCTCTGTAAGGTTTCTTATCGGAGAGACAAGCGACGACGTTTGGCTTTCTCTTTGCGTGTCAAGTCTCCACATTTATCTCTCAAGagtgaaataaataaatcaatttatatGAACAGTAATGTGACTCCAAACACAAAAAAGTACAATTCACctttcaatataattttaatttaatggcgtccgtttaatttaattttcctatattaaattaaataaatttatatgaacAGTAATGTGACCATAGTTATCACTAACTTAATGAGATCTCCACTACAACTTTCAAAAATGTTAcgtaccaaaaaaaagaaaacacttttaatttgttatatattaaattgtgAAAGTTTATAAGCAGATTATAAAACAGAAACTCTGCAAAATACATAAATAGTTCAAAATATGCTTcttatttattgtattatttttttatttaaaacttttcaaaTATATTCAGTTGCATTTGAGATTTACGATTAACAAATatcttttgaaagaaaaaataattaaaattttctgatTTCATCTACAACGCACACATGATTGTACCATGCAAATGcaagcaaaataaaatacaacTACAGAGAAACACTTGGGACGTCTAAGTGTCTAACACATTACACAGacatacattacatatatgatatatatatcttcactttttaattatatagttaATTTCAGATCAGAGAGCTCGACTACAGACAAAGGAATGAGCAAAGAAAGactcaaaaaataaaactcattgcaaaaaaaaaatatcatgtaaATGCTGCCACAAAATTTGACGGCATTAACCATTTGGAGTTGaaataagctatatatatatagtggatgGTCAAGTCAAGCAAATCTAGTCTATCATTTAGTTAGCCAACTTTTTTCAACATACACGCAGAAAATATATagacaaattaaaacaaaagatgataTTACCATAAGCCAAAAGGGGAGAAACCATATATTAAACACAAGAGTCTTTAAGGGAAAAAAACNaaaaaaaaaaaaaaaaaaaaaaaaaaaaaaaaaaaggagaaaagaaaagagaattgTCAAATAAAGCAACAAACGGCATAAGCAAAGAGAATCATAGGATCTTTCAGCAACTACACAAACTTGTAGCTTGATAAAAGGATTTTCTAAAGACAAGGACCACGGCCCATTTAGTCGGAAGTATTATATGATAGGCTGAGGTTATCAGAGAATACTTGGATTTTGCAGTTGGGTGAAGCTACTTTGGAAAGATTCTGAAGTTTCTTGAATACTTTCATCATTACATCTTCTTCATTTGATGAAAGAAAGCGCATTCTCACTTGCTCAAGATTCGGCATATTCTCTAGGAAGTACTTGACATGCTCTATCTTCTCCCTTAAGCAATGAACAAGTCCaccattttcatcatcatcgtcgtcgtcatcattgTCATCAGCAAAGTTAAGTATCTCTATAACCTTGACCGGACTTGATGACAGACAAGTACGAGCCACCACTTCCGTATACTCAATAAAATACTTGCATAAGCACCCGTCCCCATCCTCACATCTATCTGTGGATATATGATGCAGTccctgaaacaaaacaaaaaaaaaaaggaaatagttttaaaatctaaatgTGTGTTGAGCAACGTGGCATGGTTGTTGATATAAAGGATTGTGTATATGGTACTTTGAAGACGAGGGTTACTAGATTTGGACAACTCTTGAGTAAAGCTGGCAATGGTTTCCATAGTACTTCGGTTTCTGGTTTAGTCTCGATAGTTAAACGAGTGAGGTTGTTGAATATTGGTATTGTATCACGGCAGCAACCAAGtacctgaaaaaaacaaaatagaaaaacaaatcaactcAAGCCttatatattggttttattTCTGAGTAGCATTATATTAGGAAAAACAGACTAAGAGAAAGATGGATGGGACTGACCTGAAGCATGTCAGGAGTCAAGTGGAGGATCTTGACATTGAGTATTCCGTTGAGAAATTTTGTTACATTAGACTTTTCATTGTATGTCAAATAATTCTCACATTCATACCATTGCAAATAGGACTGGTCTGGTGTAAGTCGAAGTCCGATAGTAGCTTCAACAAGCGAACCAAAACTCACTTGTTGATACCTATCCACAACAGTATCAAAATACTCCATGTAGACCAGATTTGGATTATCAAATGACAAGGACACGGTTTTGTTAGCATCATCATATTGTTCATAGCGACAAAATTTGAGTCTCTTGAGGGTTGGGATAGATATGAACACAACATCATGTTTCAAAGACTTAGCCCAAATCAAATTAGTCAGCACTAATTCTTCGAGCGTGTGACAGCCAGAGAGAAGCTTGTTAAACATACTCGTTGTTATCTTGAAATAGTTAAGATGGAGAGTCTTAAGCTTCGGAAGTGAAACATCACCTTTCACACTAATGTTGACGCCATGTTCATATATGATTGTCAGCCTAACCAGTGTCTTGCTTACAAACATCTCTGGAGGCAGAGGATTAAATCTCAGGAACTCAAAATTTTCCCAATGCGAAGACATGCTTAGATGAATATCCGATACACCACGTCTCAACACTTTTGGTACCCAATCCAGCACCCATAGTTCATTGACAACATCACTACCTACAAGTTGGAATCTCTTGATCCGAGCATTCCCTTGCAAAGCCAATACACGATCCACAAAATGCATAAAACTTGTACCATTCGTTCTCTTTTCTTCGT
It encodes the following:
- the LOC104724555 gene encoding casein kinase II subunit beta-2 isoform X2, translating into MGKQMHDSPSPLLSKTNISDEESEVSGSDKEDSSWISWFCNLRGNKFLCEVDDDYILDDYNLCGLSHQVPYYDYALDLILDVEESSSSRGEIITEEQNELIESAAEMLYGMIHARYILTGNGLNSMFKKYNNYDFGRCPKLYCRGQPCLPVGLSDIPGESTVKIYCPKCEDVYYPPSKYQANIDGAYFGTTFSHLFMMTYEFKRPEKVSQSYVPRVFGFKLHKP
- the LOC104728468 gene encoding putative F-box/LRR-repeat protein At5g41630, yielding MESENKDRISDLPDALICHILSFLPTKEAVSTSVLAKKCRPLFVDVPSLDLDDSICRNTPMSYEEKRTNGTSFMHFVDRVLALQGNARIKRFQLVGSDVVNELWVLDWVPKVLRRGVSDIHLSMSSHWENFEFLRFNPLPPEMFVSKTLVRLTIIYEHGVNISVKGDVSLPKLKTLHLNYFKITTSMFNKLLSGCHTLEELVLTNLIWAKSLKHDVVFISIPTLKRLKFCRYEQYDDANKTVSLSFDNPNLVYMEYFDTVVDRYQQVSFGSLVEATIGLRLTPDQSYLQWYECENYLTYNEKSNVTKFLNGILNVKILHLTPDMLQVLGCCRDTIPIFNNLTRLTIETKPETEVLWKPLPALLKSCPNLVTLVFKGLHHISTDRCEDGDGCLCKYFIEYTEVVARTCLSSSPVKVIEILNFADDNDDDDDDDENGGLVHCLREKIEHVKYFLENMPNLEQVRMRFLSSNEEDVMMKVFKKLQNLSKVASPNCKIQVFSDNLSLSYNTSD
- the LOC104724555 gene encoding casein kinase II subunit beta-2 isoform X1; translated protein: MGKQMHDSPSPLLSKTNISDDISEESEVSGSDKEDSSWISWFCNLRGNKFLCEVDDDYILDDYNLCGLSHQVPYYDYALDLILDVEESSSSRGEIITEEQNELIESAAEMLYGMIHARYILTGNGLNSMFKKYNNYDFGRCPKLYCRGQPCLPVGLSDIPGESTVKIYCPKCEDVYYPPSKYQANIDGAYFGTTFSHLFMMTYEFKRPEKVSQSYVPRVFGFKLHKP